In the Parus major isolate Abel chromosome 7, Parus_major1.1, whole genome shotgun sequence genome, TAAATTTTACATGTTTGATTATATGCAAAGCtatacacacaaatatttaaatcaaagtTGCTTATCCAAGATCTACTTACTTCAGGATTTATGTATCACAACTGTTTGTGTTCTTTGTTTTgaccataaaaaaaataattattcacgggaaaaaatacaaaccaccCTTAGTGCCTGGCCTTGCCTGTTTTCCTCCAACTTCTGCATTTCATCATTAGTGTTACATACTTCACTGTTAATTTTAGACATTCCTCCAGCTCTCATTTGGACATCAAAGAGCTACTCATACCCAAAATACCAGCAATCTGAAATACTGGCTTCCCTACTTATTGTCATTTATAACTTGAAAAGATCTTTGATTTCTTGCCTACAGGAAATACTGCCgatcaaaaataaaacatatatatgcTCCCATGAATTCCTATAGATGGGGTCCAGGATTTAGGATAATAGACTGGAGACGTGCTTTTCAGATTTACATTTCCTACTCTGCCTGGTGCTTCACAcgtttatttttactttcacatCTGACATGCAGCAATATGGCCAGCTAAGGTGTACGTTTAAGACATCCTTTGATATAAATCCACAGAGATGTGAAATTCACACTGTGTTCAGTGTCCTTGCAGCACTCAGGCCCCACTTCCCCACCGATAACTGCTCCACTTACAGATGGCTGGGGGCAGCCCAAGGCTGGCTCTCCACAGCCCCTTGTTAACAATTCTGCCATCAAAGATTAAGGTGGCTTTCCTGCTTTAAAAACTTGGTAGAGAACATTTCTcacatacaaataaaaaaaaaaaaaccaaccaaaaaataaaacatggtggccagttttcttccttttctgaaatgcttgCTGCATGAGTTCCCAACAGCCTTGAGTTTGTATTTACAGtttgctcttcatttttttttaaattataaataatattacGTTACACAATTAATTCCAAACAATGAGAGACTCACTCTGTTCAAGTCAGCAAAccatttgctttgcttttgttacTACTCCCACTACACAGCAGCTCATGTCTCCAGCAGTGGAACAGTCAACATTTTAAGATGCTGTTCTTTATATCAGTATCATAAAATAGAATCAGGGATATCTTctgctagaccaggttgctccaagccctatcCAGCTTAGCCTTGAACACCTACCACTACTATAACAAAGAATAACTCTCACACCACTGAAAGTTTTCAGTGTATCTCCCTACAACAGAGCATACTTCAGTTTACACCAGATTGTATATGTTACATTTGTGAACCAAATTTTTATAGAAACAGCAGTTACCACTTTTATTTAACCAGGTAACATCTCAAGTCTATGGACAAGACTTCCTCACTGCAATTGGAACAGTTAATCCAAGAGAGTATTacacattaaatatttgatCAAAAGCTGCAGGATAAATGCCTCACCCCCATGGCTCTCCAAAGCTCGACTATATGGGATTGTTTTGGATAAACATATTCTGACTTTGTGAAGCCAAACAACAAGATGTATAGctatttcatttcctttctgtaaatTATATTCCAGCTTACAAACAGTAAGGAatttaaatacagcaaatgGTGCCAGAACTACTGGCCTTCTCTGTCAGGAAGTGCTTGGTGTTATCACAGCTTCCAACAGTCATTCAGGTTTTGCACAAGCTGATTCTAGGAGCCCTGAGTGaagaaaagaatacaaaaaatgTGCTGGTTTGATGATAAAATCATCTACTTAGACACTTTCACCAGTGCAGGACATTGATCAGAGACCACAAAACTTCACTGCTCTGATCAAAATAGAAAGTTAAAAGCTCAATGCTGTAAACTGGGACGGAACCCTAAAATGCTCAAGGCATGTGGCTCTGAGCTATGGGGTGAAAGCACTTCGCAGTCACAGGGTGtagaaaacatttataaaaagcGAAACCAggaactttttgttttcatattctCAAATTTTATTGAGCAGAAATGTTTGAGGATAGTTTATTGCTTTTACCGGCCACTCTAAAATGGGCCTCCAGCCAGCCAGGTCTTTAAAATATGTCTATATCTCtggttttaaaacaacattaagGAAGTTGTATAATTTTAACACTGGAGTCTGAGCGACTTAGCAGCAAAAGCGACAGGTTTCAGCTGTAACACAGGCACTTTGCAAGTTACGGGCACCACTTTGCAACAGCACCTGTTGCACTTGGTATTGATCCTAATGCAGGCAAGAGATCCACAAGGGTTAATTAACAGGTGTTTAACTCATGGCACATCCCAGGAGACTCAAATTCAATGTCAAACTATGCATTTTATCAGCTGAGGGAGGAATTTGGTGCCCCATTTGTGAAGCACCAACACTCTGAGCTGAGCATAGTTTTCTGGCAAGGTTCCACTGGCACTGTCATTCATAAAGGGAATATTGACCAGAAAGCTTGTAAACAAGTCAATTACAAAACATACTTGCATATTGCTACAGTTGTAAACACCAAGGTGCTTACACTGTAGTGAGAATACCCTTCACTTTTTTACCCTTTCAATTTCAcacaaactcaaaaaaacagGACTAATTTAAAATCCTATCTCCCCTTAACTGATTTGTGCAACCTGGACTCACAGTATTTAAATTGGCTTTAGTACACCTGAACTttcaaaaaaggggaaaaaggatgAGGGAAGATTCTACATGAGGCCTTGAAAGCCTCAATTAAACTTCAATATCATACTTTGTATAGAGGCTCTTTACATAAAAACGCTGTCATGGTTAAGATTTAAGGTTAACCAGGTTAATAGAGTCCAATAAAATAGCTCTACTGAATTATGCCAAGCCATTGTTATAACCCACACTAAAATCTGCTATTTGACTTTACCTGACTATAGGGCTCAACTCTGAACCATAAATTAAGCTTCAAACTCTTTCCtacacttcttaaaaaaaaacaaaatgcatgCTTTTGCACCTTAAAAGGTTTCTCTCCTCTAGTCTACTACTCCAGTCAATGCAGTCATGTGTTAAAAGATTTGTGCAGACCTGCCAAGTCCCATTCATCCCAGACACGCTTTCCTAAAGTTGGGATGTGTTTACAAAGTATATTtaagcagctcctctgcagcaaAGTGTTCTATTCCAGGGTATACTTAGCTTGTAATAATAAAACCAATTTCCTAAAATCCACACATTTTGTATAAGTAGcacttttaatgtttttgttttccgTCTATAAAACTTGATGGAATGCCAAAGCTAAGGGTGCAGTTTTTCCAGACAGCTTCACCAGCAGAAATGTTCATAcgaataaacattttaatttcgATACTTGGAATCAAACCGGGTTCAgatttttcccctccctttaactgctcagaaaaagcagcccctgccctgcacacctTGCATGTCAAAACAAAAGGGCAAAAGAAGAGTGTCCGTAGGGACAGCCTCCCCACGGGCACTCGGACCGGCCGGGCCCCGGCAGCGGCTGCGGCGCGGGGCCCAGGCCCGTGGCGGAACTGGCCCGGCCCCGCGCAtgctgcggcggcggcggggaagGGGGCGCCCGGAGGAGGGGGACGCGGCACCGTCCCACCTGCAGAGTCTCCCGGTAGAAAGCGGGCACGGCGCCGGCCTCCACCTCCTCCCAGCGCAGGCGGCCGGGCCCCGGCAGCGGCGTGTCGGTTTGGAAGTTGTAGTCCCAGCGGCGCTGGTCGTCCTCCCCCATCTCCCGCAGGCGCTCCCGCAGTTCCCGGCCCAGCTCCTCGTGGTCCACCGGCCCGAAGAGGCTCCTGCAGACGGGGCTGCGGCCGTGCCCGGCCAGGGCTCGCCGGGCCGAGAGACGCTCCAGGGCGGCGGCGCCGGAGAGGTGCACGTTGGACATCGCCGCCGGGCAGGACGCGGCGGGCCGGGAAGGCGTGGATGCCCCCCCCGCCGCTCCTCTCCTCCCGTCCCGTCCGCTCGCTCCCTCACGCTCACACCGGCCCTGGCTCCCGCCTTTGAACCCCTGCCCTCGGCCGCTGCCTTTTAAACCCCGCTCCCCCGCGAGTGCGAGCAAAACACCATTAGCNNNNNNNNNNNNNTCCTCCGCTGCCCTCGGTTCCTCTCGGCTCCCCCCGCCCAGCGCAGCGCAGCTCGCCCGGAGCCCTCTCCGCCGCCCGTCCTGCAGCCGAGCGCCCGCCCCGCTgaccccttccctccctcccggCTGGCGCGGGCGGCCCCGCTCTCACCCCACCCCGAGGGCGctcacctcttcctcctcctcctcttcctcctcctcctcactcccTCCTGGAGACCGTCGGCAGCGACGCGCCGGCGTCCCGGCCCCTCCCTCAGCTCAGCGCCGGCCCCCCCTTCCGCCCCGCCGCCCGGGGACCCTCCCTGCCCGCGGGCACCGCGGGACGGGCCCGGGGGCTCCGAGCTCGACTGCCGAGCGGGGCACGGGGAGAAGGAACCCAGAGAAAAACCATGGAACGGGAAACGAGCCGTGAGAGGAAAGCGACGAGCGTCTTTGCAAGAGttttgggagcagggaagggtggGAGGAATAAATCGCAAGGAGTTACGCGCCAGGTGggctaaataaaataaatatataaaataaaaaaataaaaataaaataaataaagaatacGGTTttctgggagaagcagctgaaaagagTGACAATCAGGGCTGTTGCCAGTTAGATATGAGTAGGAGGTGTGTGTTCTTTCCGTAACTCAAGCCTTTTCAGGtggtgcagctcctgggagaggctgagcaggTGTTACCATAGAATCATCATAGATTTGTAAAATGGTTTGGCttgaaaaggaccttaaagactTATTTGTTTCAATCTCCACGGCCAGGAACACCAcctactagaccaggttgctccaagcacCATCCAGCCggaccttgaacacttctagggatggggcagacacaacttccctgggcagcttgttccagtgcctcaccatctTCCCAGTaaagacttttttcctaatatctaatctaaatctgttttctttgagtTTGAACCCATTCCCCCTTATCCTGACACAACATGGTCTTGTAAGTTGTcctatttttcctgtaaattgccttcagacactggaaggtcacaacaaaaccaccccaaagTCTTCTCTTTCCAGGCTGCACAatcccagttccctcagccatATCTCACTGGAGAGGTTCTCCATCTCCCTGATCTACCTGGTGGCCTCTTCGCAGGTGTAATTGTTGCAGGCACGTGTACCAACCCTCTTTTTGCCTGCAATGAGTAACAAACCTTCCCAGCAAAACTATTTTAGAGGAGAAATGTTTTGTCACACCGACTCAGTTTAGTGTCGTGTTATCTCTGGTATGTAGACagaaacttttctcttttttttaataggaagtCAAATGAATAGCACCTAATAGAGTaacaaagcagaatttccaAAGAGTACTGCTGTGAGAAGCATCAACACCAGTAACTTGAggaattatgtattttttttcctactttggCTAGTCAGTGATTATGAAAGAGTGGCAAGAAGGCTGATTTGCATGAGAAATACCCTTAGTATAAGGCAGCCTTTTGTTTCACAAGTTTTAGGTTCAAAAATCCTGGTAAAGTTGTTTTACAGTAGCTTTCCACTGTCCTGAACCTCTGAATTCCTCACACTGCAAAGCTGTGGAAATATGAAAACATCATGAAGGAGACAGTTCTTCATGGGTTTTACCTAGGCAGAAGTGGTAAGACCTGAaaagcttttaatatttatcatgtgcattataaataattttataaggTTGTGTCTCTCAGACAGAGTGACAGATGAAGAGGCCTCCAGTCCAGCTGAATGATTTGCCCCTGGCATGTGCTGGAATGCAAACAGGATGTTTTATCCCCAATTTATGGATAGAAAAATTGAGGCAAGGAAGTGaaggcatttattttccaagtgtAGAAGTGCTCATTTGTAAGCAGGCAATTTAGTCTTgaacttttttctccttttttttgaggaaaaggaCCGTGTATATACAGTTCCCATTGAAACTACACTTGAGGCACCCAAGCAGAAAGACTTTGGCCATACTCTTTTGGGGTCCCGCAGCCCTAATCCCATGTTCTAATTGGCCAGTAATCTGTGGACAGATATTGTAACAGTTcctttagaatatttttctacttctcACTCATTTGCATACTAATGGCATAAAAATAGGCACTTCCTGCCAGTAATTAGTTGGAGCCcagaatttaaagaaagaaaaacaccacaGCATTATGGTAGATGGATGGTACTGAGGAAGCTGCAAAAAAGAGTCACTTCTCTGGTGCTCAGAAAGTGCCTTTAATTTAGAGTTCAAGGCTGGCAACTCTGTTACCTCTGTGTGACAAGGATTAACTGTTTGGTTGGCCTAATAACTTTGCCTCTAATGAGCCcctctaatttttttcatggcaaATCACTTGATCTGTCCTGCACCCAGGCTCACTGCTGTaaaaagttttttcctttttttgcctttttcccatAAGGAATAATGCTGGCAGTGAAGTCTGTGAGTGGAGTTCCTTGTGGATCACCATgactcagagcagcacagaggctgCTCAAGGGTTGCTCACCTAATGAGGCACTGTGAAACCCTTACTGCATCAAATCATGTGAAGTTCTAGGTTAAAGGAGCCCTTTAGGAGCTGCATGTAAATATGGGGTTATTTCATTTCTCACATGTAGGCTCGACTGCAAACCGAGCTGGTGATAGCTGGAAATTTTCGTCTTGTGTTATAGCAACCGAGGTAACTTCAGGTTTACGtattacagaatcatggaacagTTTGAGTCAGAaatgaccttaaagatcatccagttccaagcATCTTCAGTGAGATggtgaaaatttattttgctgctttcattCCCCCAAATTCTGGAGATCCTCAGtacatggagctgctggagtgagtccagcAGAGGATACAAACACgattgaggagctggagcatctctgttcTCAAAGAACCAGGGGATGGATCCAATAAAGGGTGTTTATGCTGCTTAAGACTGAAACCTGCaatgcagaataaatatttgGTTCTAATAACAAGATCCAGAATCATAGAAAggattgggttggaagggaccttaaagaccatccagttccaacccctccTGTGATGgccaggaacaccttccactatcccaggttgctccaagccccatccaggcctggccttaaacacttctagggatgaggtaggcacagcttctctgggcaacctgtgctagggcttccccaccctcacaggcaataatttcttcctaatatccaatctaaacatATCATCTTTCAGTTTAGAACtcttcccccttgtcctgtcattccagACCGCTGTCTGAAGTTTCTCTCCATCTCttctggagcccctttaggcatTGGAAGGGGTGGCAAGGTCTCCTTGGAgccttcttcaggctgaacagctcAGCTCTCTCCATTTCTGGAGATGCTCCACCTTTCTtacacctttttattttcccttcccttcatcCATCCCACTTTGTTGCTAATCTTATAATGTCAAACATGTGCCAAACTCTCTATTACATTGTGCTGAACTTAGAAGTGAAattgtgttgctttttttttttttttttttaaatcttgaaaGGAAACCTTGTGAAGCTTGTTTCCAGCAGAACTATAGTGCCAGaaagtattttcctgaaaactttGAGACTGTAGCTTATTAAAGCACAGATCCTTAAGATGATTGGGTCTATTCCATTAGTAGATTTATAAAGTGTGCAGACTGGATAAACAACAGTGACAGCTTGGGGAAGTGTATGCACCTGTTTATTAAAAAGACGTTAACAAGGGCAAATCTAAAATAAGAACATGTACCACAACCCAATTTTCAGCAAATTTTTATGCATGCCTACACTTAAGGTTACCAATGTTATTGgcaatttctctctctcttttctctctcagaagTACACGGCAACTGATGAGCACGGAGCATCtgtggcaaaggaaaaaaacaccgTCTTCAAATTTTGAGGAGCAAACATGaccctttctttttctactgTTTTCCACCCACATTCAGTTAGtgtgagagaagaaagaaaattttttaaaaaaaaaataaaaaagcagaaatactctCTTTGCAGGGAAGGACTGAAGAATCTATTGTTCTCTCATTCACAAGCAAGTGCTTTCATCACCTCTACTTTCATTTTGCTCTACATCATAAGTGACAGCGAGTTTTCTATATTTTGCTGG is a window encoding:
- the LOC107207246 gene encoding cyclin-dependent kinase inhibitor 1C-like, yielding MSNVHLSGAAALERLSARRALAGHGRSPVCRSLFGPVDHEELGRELRERLREMGEDDQRRWDYNFQTDTPLPGPGRLRWEEVEAGAVPAFYRETLQVGRCRVPLLRAPPSPPPPQHARGRASSATGLGPAPQPLPGPGRSECPWGGCPYGHSSFALLF